One window of the Seriola aureovittata isolate HTS-2021-v1 ecotype China chromosome 22, ASM2101889v1, whole genome shotgun sequence genome contains the following:
- the LOC130163811 gene encoding NACHT, LRR and PYD domains-containing protein 12-like isoform X2, with protein MARVPQLLLETLEELVAEQLRTFQFFLFSDVLEGFPHIPKSRVDSVDRPGTVDVLVQTYGYDDAVTVTVDILVRMKLKLCAEKLKKKYDQVPSNQPGKGIDHHAIRDKLKSTLREKYQNIFEGNADEGDTVYLNKIYTELRVIEGAWGGFTEEHEVRQQRSSHVTTEETSIKVGNIFKPKPNQEKHIRTVLTQGIPGVGKTVCAQKFTLSWAEGDENQDITFLFPLPFRELNPNIGEKEHSLMQLLHQFFPEMKPLETLGTECKVLFIFDGLDETLLPLNFKHNKVLRDVTEPASLDVLITNLIAGDLLGNALIWITSRPAAVGRISRKHIHLWTEVKGFANEQKEEYFKKRLCDDNLAFRIINHVKSSRSLYIMCQIPVFCWITVTVMKKMLRDNLTRGMPNTLTEMYAYLLLCQTDRMIEGHYPIESVNVVLKLAELAYRQLEKGKLIFYEADLKECGMDVKEATIYSGVCTEVFMMEGTRRREVFSFIHLTIQEFLAAVYAHHSYMHRKDNVVLGYLKRMSTRWLPKSVFNFHKTTIEKALESKDGRWDLFLRFLMGLSLKSNQELLGRILHLEAEGEEDVARTVQFIKDKIKEEPEAKLNLFHCLSELKEESLVQEIQNFVSSGRLAAKKLTPVQWSALTFELMTSEATEEEFDLKKYIRSEEGVAKLLTVITSSTRALLNHCNLTENCCEGLASALSSTSSHLTELDLSDNSLRDLGVKLLSVGLGSPHCKLKKLRLHKCELEGVCCKALAGALGTESTQLTELDLSANDFQKTAVKALCVGLCSHHCKLETLRLGWCGLTQKCCNHIGSALSSDSALLKELDLSGNNLHGPDIQMLCAGLRSPNCKLEKLRLNEGNLQKCCADFASVLSSDSSYLQVLDLSENDLQDSEVKLLSAGLASSHCKLETLRLSFCGVTGKGCTYLASALSSNPSCLRQLDLSYNFLQDSGVKLISIHLDNPLCKLEKLSVEHNAECYLKSTLKNYACTLTFDANTAAKSLFLYDGGKQVTWVRERQQYPDHPERFESVDQLLCLQDLTRRHYWEVEWRGRWVDVAVAMRGIRRRASSHLCGFGRTDQSWSLYCSEDRYIAQHNSQSVEIPAPLSRSHRVGVYLDWAGGTLSFYSVSSRTLSHLHTFYSTFTAPLYAGFGMAEEDCSVIICTEQGMPQLISRSASAERVVEF; from the exons ATGGCGCGTGTCCCACAGCTGCTCTTGGAAACTTTAGAGGAACTGGTTGCTGAACAGCTGAGGACCTtccagttttttcttttcagtgatgTTCTTGAAGGATTCCCACATATTCCAAAGTCTCGGGTTGACAGCGTGGACAGGCCAGGCACTGTGGATGTTTTGGTGCAGACATATGGCTATGATGATGCTGTTACTGTCACAGTGGATATACTGGTGAGgatgaaactaaaactgtgcGCTGAAAAATTAAAGAAGAAGTACGATCAAG tTCCAAGCAATCAACCTGGCAAAG GAATCGACCACCATGCAATCCGAGACAAACTTAAATCCACTCTGAGGGAAAAGTACCAAAATATTTTTGAGGGGAATGCAGATGAAGGGGACACTGTCTACCTCAACAAAATCTACACTGAACTGCGCGTGATCGAAGGAGCTTGGGGAGGCTTCACCGAGGAGCATGAGGTCAGACAGCAGAGGTCCAGCCATGTCACAACAGAAGAAACATCAATTAAGGTTGGCAACATTTTCAAACCCAAGCCCAACCAAGAGAAGCACATCAGAACTGTGCTTACCCAGGGTATCCCTGGAGTGGGTAAAACTGTCTGTGCACAGAAGTTTACCCTGAGCTGGGCAGAAGGAGATGAAAATCAGGACATCACCTTCCTCTTCCCACTTCCTTTCCGTGAACTGAATCCCAACATAGGCGAAAAAGAACACAGTCTGATGCAGCTGCTTCACCAGTTCTTCCCTGAGATGAAACCTCTTGAGACTCTGGGAACAGAATGCAAAGTcttgttcatctttgacggcctTGACGAGACTCTCCTGCCTTTGAACTTCAAGCACAACAAGGTCTTGAGAGATGTGACAGAGCCAGCTTCACTGGATGTCCTGATCACAAACCTCATCGCGGGCGATCTGCTTGGGAACGCCCTCATCTGGATCACATCCAGACCCGCAGCGGTCGGCCGTATCTCTCGAAAACACATCCATCTGTGGACGGAAGTCAAGGGCTTCGCTAATGAACAGAAGGAGGAATACTTTAAGAAGCGTTTGTGTGACGATAACCTCGCCTTCAGAATCATCAACCATGTGAAGTCGTCAAGAAGCCTCTACATCATGTGTCAAATACCAGTTTTCTGCTGGATCACAgtgactgtgatgaagaaaatgttGCGCGACAACTTGACAAGAGGCATGCCCAATACCCTGACAGAGATGTATGCATATCTCCTTCTCTGCCAGACAGACAGGATGATAGAAGGGCACTACCCAATAGAAAGTGTCAATGTAGTCTTGAAGCTAGCAGAGCTGGCGTACCGTCAACTGGAGAAGGGCAAACTGATCTTCTACGAGGCAGATCTGAAAGAATGTGGCATGGACGTCAAAGAGGCAACCATCTACTCAGGAGTTTGCACCGAGGTATTTATGATGGAGGGCACGAGGAGGCGAGAAGTCTTTAGCTTCATCCATTTGACcattcaggagtttctggcaGCTGTGTATGCTCATCATTCCTACATGCATAGAAAGGATAATGTTGTTCTTGGATACCTGAAAAGGATGTCTACAAGATGGCTCCCCAAGTCTGTGTTCAATTTTCACAAAACCACCATTGAAAAAGCCTTGGAGAGTAAGGACGGACGCTGGGACCTCTTCCTTCGCTTTCTCATGGGACTGTCGCTGAAGTCAAACCAGGAGCTCCTGGGTAGAATACTTCATTTGGAagcagaaggagaggaagatgtgGCAAGAACTGTCCAGTTCATCAAGGACAAAATCAAAGAGGAACCAGAGGCCAAGCTCAACCTCTTCCACTGCCTGAGCGAGCTCAAAGAGGAGTCTTTGGTGCAGGAGATCCAGAATTTTGTGAGTTCTGGGAGGCTCGCAGCCAAAAAACTGACTCCGGTTCAGTGGTCTGCACTCACATTTGAACTGATGACGTCAgaggcaacagaggaagagttCGACTTGAAGAAGTACATAAGATCTGAAGAAGGAGTGGCGAAGCTGCTGACTGTCATTACATCCTCCACACGTGCTCT GCTAAATCACTGTAACCTCACTGAGAACTGCTGTGAAGGTTTGGCCTCTGCACTGAGCTCAACCTCCTCTCACCTGACAGAACTGGATCTGAGTGACAACAGCCTGCGGGATTTAGGGGTGAAGCTGCTTTCTGTTGGATTAGGAAGTCCACACTGTAAATTGAAGAAGCTAAG atTACATAAGTGTGAACTGGAAGGAGTCTGCTGTAAGGCACTGGCTGGTGCTCTTGGCACAGAGTCAACCCAACTTAcagaactggacctgagtgcTAATGACTTCCAGAAAACAGCAGTAAAGGCTCTGTGTGTGGGACTCTGCAGCCATCACTGTAAACTGGAAACACTAAG GCTCGGCTGGTGTGGCCTAACACAGAAATGCTGCAATCACATTggctcagctctcagctctgacTCCGCCCTCCTAAAAGAGCTGGACCTGAGTGGGAACAACCTGCATGGTCCAGACATTCAGATGCTATGCGCTGGGCTGAGAAGTCCAAACTGTAAACTGGAGAAATTAAG GTTAAATGAAGGCAATCTACAGAAATGCTGTGCTGATTTtgcctcagtcctcagctctgATTCCTCTTACCTGCAAGTCCTCGATCTGAGCGAGAACGACCTGCAAGACTCAGAGGTGAAGCTACTCTCTGCAGGACTGGCAAGTTCACACTGTAAACTGGAGACGTTAAG GCTGTCGTTCTGCGGAGTCACTGGGAAAGGCTGCACCTATTTGGCTTCAGCGCTGAGCTCCAACCCATCCTGCCTGAGGCAGCTGGACCTCAGCTACAACTTCCTGCAGGACTCTGGAGTGAAGCTGATCTCAATCCATCTGGACAACCCGCTGTGTAAACTGGAAAAACTCAG TGTGGAGCACAACGCAGAGTGCTACTTGAAATCAACATTGAAAAACT ATGCATGTACTCTGACGTTTGATGCAAACACAGCTGCCAAGTCTCTCTTCCTGTACGACGGGGGAAAGCAGGTGACGTGGGTCAGGGAGAGACAGCAGTACCCGGATCACCCCGAGAGGTTTGAGAGTGTCGACCAGTTGCTCTGTCTCCAAGACCTCACCCGGCGCCACtactgggaggtggagtggCGGGGACGCTGGGTGGATGTCGCCGTGGCGATGAGGGGAATCCGTCGAAGGGCAAGCTCTCACCTCTGTGGGTTTGGCAGAACAGACCAGTCCTGGAGTCTGTACTGCTCTGAGGATCGCTACATCGCTCAGCACAACAGCCAGTCTGTGGAGATACCGGcacctctctctcgctcccacAGGGTTGGAGTCTATTTGGACTGGGCTGGTGGCACCCTGTCCTTCTACAGCGTCTCCTCTAGGACCCTCAGTCACCTTCACACGTTCTACAGCACTTTCACTGCGCCCCTCTACGCCGGGTTTGGGATGGCAGAGGAAGACTGCTCTGTGATAATTTGTACAGAGCAGGGCATGCCACAATTAATTTCTCGCTCAGCTAGTGCAGAAAGAGTTGTTGAGTTTTAA
- the LOC130163811 gene encoding NACHT, LRR and PYD domains-containing protein 12-like isoform X1: MARVPQLLLETLEELVAEQLRTFQFFLFSDVLEGFPHIPKSRVDSVDRPGTVDVLVQTYGYDDAVTVTVDILVRMKLKLCAEKLKKKYDQVPSNQPGKGIDHHAIRDKLKSTLREKYQNIFEGNADEGDTVYLNKIYTELRVIEGAWGGFTEEHEVRQQRSSHVTTEETSIKVGNIFKPKPNQEKHIRTVLTQGIPGVGKTVCAQKFTLSWAEGDENQDITFLFPLPFRELNPNIGEKEHSLMQLLHQFFPEMKPLETLGTECKVLFIFDGLDETLLPLNFKHNKVLRDVTEPASLDVLITNLIAGDLLGNALIWITSRPAAVGRISRKHIHLWTEVKGFANEQKEEYFKKRLCDDNLAFRIINHVKSSRSLYIMCQIPVFCWITVTVMKKMLRDNLTRGMPNTLTEMYAYLLLCQTDRMIEGHYPIESVNVVLKLAELAYRQLEKGKLIFYEADLKECGMDVKEATIYSGVCTEVFMMEGTRRREVFSFIHLTIQEFLAAVYAHHSYMHRKDNVVLGYLKRMSTRWLPKSVFNFHKTTIEKALESKDGRWDLFLRFLMGLSLKSNQELLGRILHLEAEGEEDVARTVQFIKDKIKEEPEAKLNLFHCLSELKEESLVQEIQNFVSSGRLAAKKLTPVQWSALTFELMTSEATEEEFDLKKYIRSEEGVAKLLTVITSSTRALLNHCNLTENCCEGLASALSSTSSHLTELDLSDNSLRDLGVKLLSVGLGSPHCKLKKLRLHKCELEGVCCKALAGALGTESTQLTELDLSANDFQKTAVKALCVGLCSHHCKLETLRLNDCKLKDSCCEDLTLVLSSGSSHLKNLDLSNNSLKDSGVCLLTAGLGSPHCRLETLRLGWCGLTQKCCNHIGSALSSDSALLKELDLSGNNLHGPDIQMLCAGLRSPNCKLEKLRLNEGNLQKCCADFASVLSSDSSYLQVLDLSENDLQDSEVKLLSAGLASSHCKLETLRLSFCGVTGKGCTYLASALSSNPSCLRQLDLSYNFLQDSGVKLISIHLDNPLCKLEKLSVEHNAECYLKSTLKNYACTLTFDANTAAKSLFLYDGGKQVTWVRERQQYPDHPERFESVDQLLCLQDLTRRHYWEVEWRGRWVDVAVAMRGIRRRASSHLCGFGRTDQSWSLYCSEDRYIAQHNSQSVEIPAPLSRSHRVGVYLDWAGGTLSFYSVSSRTLSHLHTFYSTFTAPLYAGFGMAEEDCSVIICTEQGMPQLISRSASAERVVEF; the protein is encoded by the exons ATGGCGCGTGTCCCACAGCTGCTCTTGGAAACTTTAGAGGAACTGGTTGCTGAACAGCTGAGGACCTtccagttttttcttttcagtgatgTTCTTGAAGGATTCCCACATATTCCAAAGTCTCGGGTTGACAGCGTGGACAGGCCAGGCACTGTGGATGTTTTGGTGCAGACATATGGCTATGATGATGCTGTTACTGTCACAGTGGATATACTGGTGAGgatgaaactaaaactgtgcGCTGAAAAATTAAAGAAGAAGTACGATCAAG tTCCAAGCAATCAACCTGGCAAAG GAATCGACCACCATGCAATCCGAGACAAACTTAAATCCACTCTGAGGGAAAAGTACCAAAATATTTTTGAGGGGAATGCAGATGAAGGGGACACTGTCTACCTCAACAAAATCTACACTGAACTGCGCGTGATCGAAGGAGCTTGGGGAGGCTTCACCGAGGAGCATGAGGTCAGACAGCAGAGGTCCAGCCATGTCACAACAGAAGAAACATCAATTAAGGTTGGCAACATTTTCAAACCCAAGCCCAACCAAGAGAAGCACATCAGAACTGTGCTTACCCAGGGTATCCCTGGAGTGGGTAAAACTGTCTGTGCACAGAAGTTTACCCTGAGCTGGGCAGAAGGAGATGAAAATCAGGACATCACCTTCCTCTTCCCACTTCCTTTCCGTGAACTGAATCCCAACATAGGCGAAAAAGAACACAGTCTGATGCAGCTGCTTCACCAGTTCTTCCCTGAGATGAAACCTCTTGAGACTCTGGGAACAGAATGCAAAGTcttgttcatctttgacggcctTGACGAGACTCTCCTGCCTTTGAACTTCAAGCACAACAAGGTCTTGAGAGATGTGACAGAGCCAGCTTCACTGGATGTCCTGATCACAAACCTCATCGCGGGCGATCTGCTTGGGAACGCCCTCATCTGGATCACATCCAGACCCGCAGCGGTCGGCCGTATCTCTCGAAAACACATCCATCTGTGGACGGAAGTCAAGGGCTTCGCTAATGAACAGAAGGAGGAATACTTTAAGAAGCGTTTGTGTGACGATAACCTCGCCTTCAGAATCATCAACCATGTGAAGTCGTCAAGAAGCCTCTACATCATGTGTCAAATACCAGTTTTCTGCTGGATCACAgtgactgtgatgaagaaaatgttGCGCGACAACTTGACAAGAGGCATGCCCAATACCCTGACAGAGATGTATGCATATCTCCTTCTCTGCCAGACAGACAGGATGATAGAAGGGCACTACCCAATAGAAAGTGTCAATGTAGTCTTGAAGCTAGCAGAGCTGGCGTACCGTCAACTGGAGAAGGGCAAACTGATCTTCTACGAGGCAGATCTGAAAGAATGTGGCATGGACGTCAAAGAGGCAACCATCTACTCAGGAGTTTGCACCGAGGTATTTATGATGGAGGGCACGAGGAGGCGAGAAGTCTTTAGCTTCATCCATTTGACcattcaggagtttctggcaGCTGTGTATGCTCATCATTCCTACATGCATAGAAAGGATAATGTTGTTCTTGGATACCTGAAAAGGATGTCTACAAGATGGCTCCCCAAGTCTGTGTTCAATTTTCACAAAACCACCATTGAAAAAGCCTTGGAGAGTAAGGACGGACGCTGGGACCTCTTCCTTCGCTTTCTCATGGGACTGTCGCTGAAGTCAAACCAGGAGCTCCTGGGTAGAATACTTCATTTGGAagcagaaggagaggaagatgtgGCAAGAACTGTCCAGTTCATCAAGGACAAAATCAAAGAGGAACCAGAGGCCAAGCTCAACCTCTTCCACTGCCTGAGCGAGCTCAAAGAGGAGTCTTTGGTGCAGGAGATCCAGAATTTTGTGAGTTCTGGGAGGCTCGCAGCCAAAAAACTGACTCCGGTTCAGTGGTCTGCACTCACATTTGAACTGATGACGTCAgaggcaacagaggaagagttCGACTTGAAGAAGTACATAAGATCTGAAGAAGGAGTGGCGAAGCTGCTGACTGTCATTACATCCTCCACACGTGCTCT GCTAAATCACTGTAACCTCACTGAGAACTGCTGTGAAGGTTTGGCCTCTGCACTGAGCTCAACCTCCTCTCACCTGACAGAACTGGATCTGAGTGACAACAGCCTGCGGGATTTAGGGGTGAAGCTGCTTTCTGTTGGATTAGGAAGTCCACACTGTAAATTGAAGAAGCTAAG atTACATAAGTGTGAACTGGAAGGAGTCTGCTGTAAGGCACTGGCTGGTGCTCTTGGCACAGAGTCAACCCAACTTAcagaactggacctgagtgcTAATGACTTCCAGAAAACAGCAGTAAAGGCTCTGTGTGTGGGACTCTGCAGCCATCACTGTAAACTGGAAACACTAAG GTTGAATGATTGCAAGCTGAAAGACAGTTGCTGTGAAGACTTGACTTTAGTTTTAAGCTCAGGCTCATCTCACCTGAAAAATCTTGACCTGAGCAACAACAGTCTGAAAGATTCTGGTGTATGTCTGCTTACTGCTGGACTGGGGAGTCCACATTGCAGACTGGAAACACTCAG GCTCGGCTGGTGTGGCCTAACACAGAAATGCTGCAATCACATTggctcagctctcagctctgacTCCGCCCTCCTAAAAGAGCTGGACCTGAGTGGGAACAACCTGCATGGTCCAGACATTCAGATGCTATGCGCTGGGCTGAGAAGTCCAAACTGTAAACTGGAGAAATTAAG GTTAAATGAAGGCAATCTACAGAAATGCTGTGCTGATTTtgcctcagtcctcagctctgATTCCTCTTACCTGCAAGTCCTCGATCTGAGCGAGAACGACCTGCAAGACTCAGAGGTGAAGCTACTCTCTGCAGGACTGGCAAGTTCACACTGTAAACTGGAGACGTTAAG GCTGTCGTTCTGCGGAGTCACTGGGAAAGGCTGCACCTATTTGGCTTCAGCGCTGAGCTCCAACCCATCCTGCCTGAGGCAGCTGGACCTCAGCTACAACTTCCTGCAGGACTCTGGAGTGAAGCTGATCTCAATCCATCTGGACAACCCGCTGTGTAAACTGGAAAAACTCAG TGTGGAGCACAACGCAGAGTGCTACTTGAAATCAACATTGAAAAACT ATGCATGTACTCTGACGTTTGATGCAAACACAGCTGCCAAGTCTCTCTTCCTGTACGACGGGGGAAAGCAGGTGACGTGGGTCAGGGAGAGACAGCAGTACCCGGATCACCCCGAGAGGTTTGAGAGTGTCGACCAGTTGCTCTGTCTCCAAGACCTCACCCGGCGCCACtactgggaggtggagtggCGGGGACGCTGGGTGGATGTCGCCGTGGCGATGAGGGGAATCCGTCGAAGGGCAAGCTCTCACCTCTGTGGGTTTGGCAGAACAGACCAGTCCTGGAGTCTGTACTGCTCTGAGGATCGCTACATCGCTCAGCACAACAGCCAGTCTGTGGAGATACCGGcacctctctctcgctcccacAGGGTTGGAGTCTATTTGGACTGGGCTGGTGGCACCCTGTCCTTCTACAGCGTCTCCTCTAGGACCCTCAGTCACCTTCACACGTTCTACAGCACTTTCACTGCGCCCCTCTACGCCGGGTTTGGGATGGCAGAGGAAGACTGCTCTGTGATAATTTGTACAGAGCAGGGCATGCCACAATTAATTTCTCGCTCAGCTAGTGCAGAAAGAGTTGTTGAGTTTTAA